A window of Mucilaginibacter paludis DSM 18603 contains these coding sequences:
- a CDS encoding response regulator produces the protein MMRFGVLYVDDEIHNLNSFKAAFRRDFNIYVAQSAREGRKILDQNEIAVIVTDQRMPVMTGIEFLESIIPVYPDTIRILLTGFSDINAVMDAINRGQVYKYLVKPWADEELKMYIQNAIEIYHLRKENRDLARKLEIANKQLENLSKSTI, from the coding sequence ATGATGCGATTTGGTGTATTGTATGTAGATGACGAAATACATAATTTAAATAGCTTTAAGGCTGCCTTTAGGCGCGATTTTAATATTTATGTTGCACAATCGGCCCGGGAGGGCAGGAAGATCCTGGATCAAAACGAAATAGCTGTTATTGTAACCGATCAGCGGATGCCGGTGATGACGGGTATTGAGTTTTTAGAATCAATTATACCTGTATATCCGGATACCATCCGGATTTTATTGACAGGTTTTTCTGATATTAACGCTGTTATGGATGCCATTAACCGAGGCCAGGTATACAAATACCTGGTAAAGCCCTGGGCTGACGAGGAATTAAAAATGTATATCCAAAACGCCATAGAAATATACCACTTGCGCAAAGAGAACCGTGATTTGGCACGCAAGCTCGAAATAGCCAACAAACAATTGGAGAACCTCAGCAAAAGCACCATCTGA
- a CDS encoding IS630 family transposase (programmed frameshift) — protein MIKYRVTLTEEERGRLSAIISKGSHSAQQYRNAYILLNCDESGLGEKIINEEVSRVLKVSMRMIDRVKQRFVEDGFEACLDRKPIIKTKAKKIDGEAEAHLIALSCGKAPEGFSKWSLRLLADKMVELKYVEDISYETIRKTFKKNELKPWKVKGWVIPPHQSSDFVANMEHLLDVCKRPYSQEFPVVCMDESPKQLITETRLPIPMKPGQDAREDFEYARCGVANIFLASEPLNGKRYVEVTERKTKTDWAKFIKQIADDWYPKVTKITLVMDNLGTHKPAALYEAFEPKEAKRLRDRFEFVYTPKHGSWLNMAEIELNVLMGQCLNRRIDNIKKMQKEVLAWQTHRNNKEATINWQFTNDDARIKLKRLYPTILT, from the exons ATGATAAAGTATAGAGTAACGTTAACAGAAGAAGAGCGGGGGCGGCTAAGTGCAATAATCAGCAAGGGTTCTCACAGTGCCCAACAGTATCGCAATGCTTATATTTTATTGAATTGCGATGAAAGTGGACTTGGGGAAAAGATCATCAACGAAGAAGTCAGCCGTGTTTTAAAAGTAAGCATGCGAATGATTGACCGGGTCAAACAGCGTTTTGTTGAAGACGGTTTTGAAGCGTGCCTGGACCGTAAGCCTATAATCAAGACAAAAGCAAAAAAAATAGACGGGGAAGCCGAGGCGCATTTAATAGCATTAAGTTGTGGCAAAGCACCCGAAGGCTTTTCAAAATGGTCGCTACGTTTATTGGCTGATAAAATGGTTGAGTTGAAATATGTAGAAGATATTTCCTATGAAACGATAAGAAAGACGT TTAAAAAAAACGAGTTAAAACCCTGGAAAGTAAAAGGCTGGGTAATACCACCGCACCAAAGCAGTGATTTTGTTGCTAATATGGAGCATTTGCTGGATGTATGTAAACGACCTTATAGCCAAGAGTTTCCGGTCGTTTGTATGGATGAGTCCCCAAAACAGCTGATTACAGAAACACGGTTGCCCATCCCAATGAAACCCGGACAAGATGCTCGGGAAGATTTTGAATATGCGCGTTGCGGGGTAGCCAATATATTCTTGGCATCAGAGCCATTGAACGGGAAAAGATATGTGGAGGTGACAGAACGGAAAACAAAAACAGACTGGGCAAAATTCATCAAACAAATAGCCGACGATTGGTACCCGAAAGTCACTAAAATAACCTTGGTAATGGATAACCTTGGCACACATAAACCAGCAGCGTTGTACGAGGCCTTTGAGCCGAAAGAAGCCAAACGACTAAGGGACAGGTTTGAATTTGTTTACACCCCAAAGCATGGCAGTTGGTTGAACATGGCAGAAATAGAGTTAAATGTTTTGATGGGACAATGTCTAAACCGAAGGATTGACAATATCAAAAAGATGCAAAAAGAAGTGTTGGCCTGGCAAACCCACCGAAACAATAAAGAAGCTACCATTAACTGGCAATTTACAAATGACGATGCAAGGATTAAACTCAAACGCCTTTACCCGACAATTTTAACTTGA
- a CDS encoding PKD domain-containing protein: MTLYGATPGGGFTAVPNITGYSYGQFSVAKGATHVLSANQGFNAIAYEFGEHESYGYAAGTNVKNLNEYVQFLNPNTSKVESSSCTASTLIPQIVLPYSTPQLIWNFGNNAIDTVSRPAKTTITKTEGSNTTVLYQYTYGKPITYSNAGTYNIKVTAIDTITTLCGSTEDIYLSFTIVDPPAAKFTSRDTVCTADTVGFKDLTIGNTVKTWHWDFGNGDTSAVQNPVYHFLQPGKYKVTLTVAGTTGCANSVFKYVYARPLPILMFPHHFAIHLYPLPLLISPLHPKGK; the protein is encoded by the coding sequence GTGACACTATATGGCGCTACCCCAGGTGGTGGTTTTACAGCTGTACCTAATATAACGGGTTACTCCTATGGCCAATTTTCGGTTGCAAAAGGGGCAACGCATGTTTTATCTGCCAATCAGGGTTTTAACGCTATAGCATACGAATTTGGAGAACATGAATCATATGGCTACGCCGCCGGCACTAATGTTAAAAACCTGAATGAGTATGTGCAGTTTTTGAACCCAAACACGAGCAAAGTGGAATCATCCAGTTGTACAGCGTCCACTTTGATCCCACAAATTGTACTGCCATATTCAACGCCTCAACTCATATGGAATTTTGGTAATAATGCGATTGATACAGTTTCAAGACCAGCAAAAACCACGATAACTAAAACAGAGGGTAGTAACACCACTGTACTTTACCAATATACATATGGAAAACCAATAACTTATTCAAATGCTGGAACTTATAATATTAAGGTCACTGCAATTGATACAATTACAACTTTATGCGGTTCAACCGAGGATATTTATTTATCGTTTACCATCGTTGATCCCCCCGCAGCTAAATTCACCTCCCGCGATACCGTTTGCACTGCTGATACGGTTGGTTTTAAAGACCTTACCATTGGCAATACAGTCAAAACCTGGCATTGGGATTTCGGTAACGGCGATACCTCTGCCGTTCAAAATCCCGTATATCATTTTTTACAGCCCGGTAAATACAAAGTTACGTTAACTGTTGCCGGTACAACAGGGTGTGCAAACTCGGTTTTTAAGTATGTATACGCAAGGCCTTTGCCGATTTTGATGTTCCCGCACCACTTTGCGATTCACCTTTATCCGTTACCTTTATTGATAAGTCCACTCCATCCGAAGGGAAAATAA
- a CDS encoding PKD domain-containing protein, whose amino-acid sequence MTSWFWDFGDGTTLPKADANPVTHTYASAQPYTATLTVTTDKSCTASLPKIKTVNFSPKVDFTLPDACQYDYYVNFTSLSSVADSLNDNLSYLWDFGDGTDKVNGKTARHHYINPGKYNVKLTVTTANGCIRDTIKQLTINGGSPKAAFTVLHKDTLCSNHAVVFETQAYVKDFNGGKVNSFTIDFGDNSPIQTFRIDSGSTFTHKYPTEYVKLSTPYQVTMTANSGSDVKCSVVLPQTINLLAVPKITAFNLPAEICLNAAPLPLSPLVIPQAGGPSATASFTIDGALATDGIFYPAVLGTGAHVVTCYYTANGTPCADTSSSKTIMVEPIATVAAGPDITILSGGQAKVKASISGGNNNKIQWSPTAGLSDPTIQDPYASPKVTTLYTLTVTSTTDTLACPVSDTVTVKVLQAPIVPNTFTPNGDSKNDVWDIKYLNSYPDCTVEVYNRNGQKVFYSIGYGIPWDGRYNSVNLPVGTYYYIIDPKNGRSKISGSVTIIR is encoded by the coding sequence ATAACATCTTGGTTCTGGGATTTTGGCGATGGTACAACCTTACCTAAAGCTGATGCGAACCCAGTGACTCATACTTATGCTTCGGCACAGCCCTATACCGCTACGCTAACAGTTACTACTGATAAAAGCTGCACAGCATCTTTGCCTAAAATTAAGACAGTCAATTTTTCACCCAAGGTGGATTTTACACTTCCTGATGCTTGCCAATATGATTATTATGTAAATTTCACATCACTTTCTTCTGTGGCAGACAGCTTGAACGATAATTTAAGTTATTTGTGGGATTTTGGCGACGGAACGGACAAGGTTAATGGTAAAACAGCGCGGCATCACTATATCAATCCAGGCAAGTACAACGTTAAACTCACGGTTACAACGGCTAATGGTTGCATTAGGGACACAATTAAACAACTTACTATAAACGGCGGATCGCCCAAAGCAGCATTCACTGTTCTGCATAAAGATACCCTATGCAGCAATCACGCGGTTGTGTTTGAAACACAGGCTTACGTTAAGGATTTTAACGGGGGTAAAGTGAATAGTTTTACAATTGATTTTGGCGATAACAGCCCCATCCAAACATTTCGAATTGATTCGGGCAGTACATTTACGCACAAGTATCCAACAGAATACGTGAAGCTCTCAACACCATACCAGGTTACCATGACCGCAAATTCAGGATCAGATGTAAAATGTTCTGTTGTGTTGCCACAGACTATTAACCTGCTTGCCGTGCCTAAAATAACGGCCTTTAACCTGCCTGCAGAAATATGTCTCAATGCCGCTCCATTGCCATTGTCGCCCTTAGTAATTCCACAGGCAGGCGGCCCGTCCGCCACAGCAAGCTTCACCATTGATGGTGCTTTAGCTACTGATGGCATTTTTTATCCAGCGGTTTTAGGTACCGGCGCACATGTGGTTACCTGTTATTATACCGCCAACGGCACGCCATGTGCAGATACCAGCAGCTCAAAAACTATTATGGTTGAACCAATAGCTACGGTAGCCGCAGGGCCGGATATTACCATTTTGTCGGGAGGGCAGGCCAAAGTAAAAGCAAGTATAAGCGGCGGTAATAATAATAAAATACAATGGTCGCCAACAGCCGGATTGAGCGACCCGACTATCCAAGATCCATATGCGTCTCCCAAGGTCACTACCTTGTACACACTTACCGTTACGTCAACTACAGATACATTGGCTTGCCCGGTGAGCGATACGGTAACCGTTAAGGTATTACAGGCACCAATTGTGCCCAATACTTTTACACCCAACGGAGATAGTAAAAATGATGTTTGGGACATAAAATACCTTAATTCATACCCCGATTGTACGGTTGAGGTTTATAACCGCAATGGCCAGAAAGTATTTTATTCTATTGGATACGGAATACCTTGGGATGGTCGATATAATTCTGTTAATTTGCCTGTAGGTACCTATTATTATATTATAGATCCTAAAAACGGCCGTAGTAAAATTTCTGGCTCTGTCACAATTATCAGGTAA
- a CDS encoding PorP/SprF family type IX secretion system membrane protein has protein sequence MKRIWFVLLLTVVGVNIKAQQLPQYTQYILNPLLINPAVSGIENYTDAKAGYRSQWTGLQGAPVTSYFTITAPLGRNFVDGDALQVPADGDNPIGRSFVRTYRAAEPHHGIGLTMLTDKAGPIRQTYINATYAYHIGLTSNLNLSAGLSGGFNNVNLNINEVILEYPLDAAVYNGNNSQYKLNVGAGVWAYSANYFAGLSVQQFLPQTLDFAKDSHYNQGKTVPHYYLTGGVKFFLSDDVSLLPSVMYKLIQPSQNTVDVNLKLAFRDHFWIGGSYRQDDAVAGMMGFTIDSFLSLGYSYDYTTSNLNTVSTGTHEIVVGIHLNNKGNSGSQRMF, from the coding sequence ATGAAGAGAATTTGGTTTGTATTATTACTTACAGTAGTGGGTGTAAATATCAAGGCGCAACAATTGCCGCAATACACGCAGTATATTTTAAACCCGCTTTTAATTAACCCTGCGGTTAGCGGAATTGAAAATTACACCGATGCTAAAGCGGGATACCGTAGCCAATGGACTGGTTTGCAGGGAGCTCCGGTAACATCCTATTTTACCATTACCGCCCCATTAGGACGTAATTTTGTTGATGGCGATGCTTTACAGGTTCCGGCGGACGGTGATAATCCCATCGGCCGATCATTTGTCCGCACTTACCGTGCGGCCGAACCTCACCACGGAATTGGTTTAACGATGCTGACAGATAAGGCGGGGCCCATCCGCCAAACCTATATCAACGCTACTTACGCTTATCATATCGGTTTAACTTCTAACCTTAATCTTTCAGCGGGATTATCAGGTGGATTTAATAACGTTAATCTAAATATAAACGAAGTTATCCTTGAATATCCACTTGACGCGGCTGTTTATAACGGGAATAACAGCCAGTATAAACTTAATGTTGGCGCTGGTGTATGGGCGTATTCAGCTAACTACTTCGCGGGCTTATCGGTACAGCAATTTTTACCGCAAACTTTAGATTTTGCTAAAGACTCTCATTACAATCAGGGTAAAACAGTCCCCCATTATTACCTTACAGGTGGTGTAAAGTTTTTTTTATCTGATGATGTATCGTTATTGCCATCTGTAATGTATAAACTCATTCAACCCTCGCAAAACACGGTGGATGTTAATCTCAAATTAGCCTTCCGCGATCATTTTTGGATTGGGGGATCATACCGACAAGATGATGCTGTGGCTGGTATGATGGGTTTCACAATTGATTCATTCTTGTCGTTGGGGTATTCTTACGACTATACAACCTCTAATCTCAATACCGTAAGTACCGGTACACACGAAATAGTAGTAGGTATTCACCTCAATAATAAAGGCAATTCGGGATCGCAAAGAATGTTTTAA
- a CDS encoding SGNH/GDSL hydrolase family protein, with protein sequence MQKNLLSVLALALLFTFAACNKTAVDPVQLPSIGGSYNTAPVVEYHNIVILGGSTAWGKGASAHQYSWVSRLEAKVKFLHKNDTIINLAFPGYTTYHILPTKSVTKTNRPEADTLRNITTALAKKPIMVIISLPSNDIANGYNDVEILNNYKTVADILHRQNIPYFITSNQPRNLSLSQRKRLKTFTNLLVKTFPGHIIDYLDQLSDSSWLFKPVYNCGDGIHPNDRGHEVIYKAFVNNLAFKKALGF encoded by the coding sequence ATGCAAAAAAACTTATTATCGGTACTTGCTCTTGCTTTGCTGTTTACCTTTGCCGCGTGTAATAAAACAGCCGTAGATCCTGTACAATTGCCTTCTATCGGCGGGAGTTATAACACGGCCCCCGTGGTAGAGTATCATAATATCGTCATCCTGGGTGGCTCAACGGCCTGGGGAAAAGGGGCCTCGGCACATCAATATTCATGGGTATCCAGGTTAGAGGCCAAAGTAAAATTCCTGCATAAAAACGATACCATTATAAATCTCGCTTTTCCCGGATATACTACCTATCACATATTGCCTACCAAATCCGTAACGAAGACGAATCGCCCCGAAGCAGATACCCTCAGGAACATTACTACTGCTTTAGCAAAAAAACCAATCATGGTGATTATCAGTCTTCCCTCAAATGATATTGCTAATGGCTACAACGATGTTGAAATATTGAACAACTACAAAACTGTTGCTGATATACTGCATCGCCAGAACATACCTTACTTTATCACCTCAAATCAACCCAGAAACCTGAGCTTAAGTCAGCGTAAACGTTTAAAAACTTTTACTAACCTGTTAGTTAAAACGTTCCCTGGCCATATTATAGATTACCTTGATCAGTTAAGCGATTCATCATGGTTATTTAAGCCAGTATATAACTGCGGTGATGGCATCCACCCTAACGACAGGGGGCACGAGGTGATATACAAAGCCTTTGTCAATAATCTTGCGTTTAAAAAAGCACTTGGTTTTTAG
- a CDS encoding nitroreductase family protein → MSEIFDTLSSVIKNRRTTKPPEMNGKKIPDEVITQLLELADWAPTHANTEPWKFVVYTNGKEFGKQHAELYKANTPDDQYMQMTYEKLLHMPDKASHVIVSTMQRKPTTRIPVLEEIAATACAMQNILLGATALGIASYWGSGGMVHSRAMKTFLALGDEDIVMGVLYLGYSDHQPTGKRNIPLSEKVKWV, encoded by the coding sequence ATGTCAGAAATATTCGACACCCTATCATCTGTTATCAAAAATCGCCGCACAACGAAGCCGCCTGAGATGAATGGCAAAAAAATACCTGATGAAGTAATTACCCAACTGCTTGAACTGGCCGACTGGGCACCTACCCATGCTAATACAGAACCGTGGAAATTTGTGGTATACACCAACGGAAAAGAGTTTGGCAAGCAACATGCAGAATTATATAAGGCTAATACGCCTGATGATCAATATATGCAGATGACCTATGAAAAATTACTGCATATGCCTGATAAGGCATCGCATGTTATAGTCAGCACGATGCAACGTAAACCAACAACCAGGATACCCGTACTTGAAGAGATAGCTGCTACAGCCTGTGCTATGCAAAATATTTTATTGGGTGCCACGGCTTTGGGTATTGCATCGTACTGGGGCAGCGGCGGTATGGTACACAGCCGGGCCATGAAAACTTTTTTAGCCCTGGGTGATGAGGATATCGTGATGGGGGTATTATACCTTGGTTACTCAGATCATCAACCAACCGGTAAAAGAAATATCCCGTTAAGCGAAAAGGTTAAATGGGTTTAA